A single region of the Arthrobacter sp. PAMC25564 genome encodes:
- a CDS encoding NADH:flavin oxidoreductase/NADH oxidase: MSPMCMYSAESRGPETGCPTDWHLAHLASRAAGGAGLIMVEATAVRPDGRITPWDLGLWNAEQEKVFGRIARVIRELGSVPAIQLAHAGRKASSDRPWLTGAQLPPENGGWAVKGPSAIPYGRWRAPAELSREEIFALVEDFSAAATRARNAGFQVAEIHGAHGYLIGSFLSPHTNARIDEYGGSFENRTRFALQVVDAVRAVWPAEFPLFFRLSATDWLSENPSDPREGWSVADSVRLAVILRAHGVDLLDVSSGGLVPDARITAGPGYQVPFAETIRAGARIPTAAVGLINEPRQAQDILDEGRADAVFLGREMLRNPYWLRHAAETLGYEREWPTQYGYAIKTRRGVFQRSVD, encoded by the coding sequence ATGTCGCCTATGTGCATGTACTCGGCGGAGAGCCGCGGGCCGGAAACAGGGTGCCCGACGGATTGGCATCTTGCCCATCTCGCCAGCAGAGCCGCGGGGGGAGCCGGTCTGATCATGGTGGAGGCCACGGCTGTTCGGCCCGATGGTCGCATTACGCCGTGGGATCTCGGGTTGTGGAACGCTGAGCAGGAAAAGGTGTTCGGCCGGATAGCCCGAGTGATCCGCGAACTTGGCTCCGTTCCGGCCATACAGCTTGCCCATGCTGGGCGCAAGGCTTCATCAGACCGGCCCTGGTTGACCGGGGCGCAGTTGCCCCCGGAAAACGGGGGGTGGGCGGTCAAGGGCCCCAGCGCGATACCGTATGGGCGCTGGCGCGCGCCGGCGGAATTGAGCCGGGAAGAGATCTTCGCCTTGGTGGAGGACTTTTCGGCGGCCGCCACCCGCGCCCGCAATGCCGGTTTCCAGGTTGCGGAGATCCATGGAGCACATGGCTACCTCATCGGCTCATTCCTCTCACCGCATACGAACGCTCGTATCGATGAATACGGCGGGTCGTTCGAGAACCGAACCCGCTTCGCACTGCAGGTAGTGGACGCCGTCAGGGCGGTTTGGCCTGCGGAATTCCCGCTCTTTTTCCGTCTTTCCGCCACGGATTGGTTGTCCGAAAACCCAAGCGATCCGCGGGAAGGATGGTCCGTAGCTGACAGCGTGCGCCTGGCGGTCATCCTCAGGGCGCATGGCGTCGACCTCCTCGATGTGTCGTCCGGCGGGCTGGTCCCCGATGCACGCATCACGGCAGGGCCGGGATACCAGGTGCCGTTTGCCGAGACGATCAGGGCTGGTGCGCGGATCCCTACAGCTGCCGTGGGGCTCATCAATGAGCCACGGCAGGCCCAGGACATCCTCGATGAGGGTAGGGCGGACGCCGTCTTTCTGGGGCGTGAAATGCTCCGCAACCCATATTGGCTCCGGCATGCCGCAGAGACACTTGGATACGAGCGCGAATGGCCGACCCAGTACGGTTATGCGATCAAGACCCGCCGCGGCGTCTTCCAGCGATCTGTTGATTGA
- a CDS encoding IS110 family transposase — MDVLYQRCAGLDVSKRDAKACVRITGDRGKTSQEITTWGAMTNEVNRLADYLLAQDVGLVVIEATGDYWRQFYFLLEDKGLNVQLVHAKEARNVPGRKTDVSDAAWLAQLGAHGLLHACLVPPENIRRLRDLTRARTAITDERSREVQRLEKMLEDSGIKLSSIATDITGVSGRAMLQALIEGQNDPAVLADLAKRGMRRKIPALTEALTGRFNEHHAFMARLFLDRVDAHTKDLQRLDARIEEQMKPFSAARELLATVPGISTRTAEVIIAETGADMTVFPTAGHFASWGGTAPGANESAGRVKSTKTRPGNRYLKRALGTAALTVSRSQTTYLGAKYRRIKSRRGLMKALVAVEHSMLISIWHMLTTGECYVDPGPDYYTRRQPLRSKERAVQQLENLGYQVILEPLQRTG, encoded by the coding sequence ATGGATGTTCTGTATCAACGGTGCGCGGGACTGGATGTGTCCAAGCGGGACGCGAAGGCCTGCGTGCGGATCACGGGCGACCGCGGGAAAACGAGCCAGGAGATCACGACATGGGGGGCGATGACGAACGAGGTTAACCGGTTGGCCGACTACCTGCTGGCCCAGGATGTGGGCCTGGTGGTGATTGAGGCGACCGGGGATTACTGGCGCCAGTTCTACTTTCTGCTCGAAGACAAGGGGCTTAACGTTCAGCTGGTTCATGCCAAAGAGGCAAGGAACGTCCCGGGCCGGAAGACGGACGTTTCCGACGCGGCCTGGCTCGCCCAGCTCGGCGCGCACGGCCTACTGCACGCCTGCCTGGTCCCGCCGGAGAACATCCGCCGGCTGCGTGATCTGACCCGGGCCCGGACCGCGATCACCGATGAACGTTCCCGCGAAGTCCAGCGGCTGGAGAAGATGCTGGAGGATTCCGGGATCAAGCTCTCCTCGATCGCAACAGACATCACCGGTGTCTCCGGCAGGGCGATGCTCCAGGCCCTGATCGAGGGCCAGAACGACCCTGCCGTGCTGGCCGATCTGGCGAAGAGGGGCATGCGCCGGAAGATCCCCGCACTGACGGAGGCCCTCACCGGCCGGTTCAACGAACACCACGCGTTCATGGCCCGGCTGTTCCTGGACCGGGTCGATGCCCACACCAAGGACCTCCAACGCCTCGATGCCCGCATCGAGGAACAGATGAAGCCTTTTAGCGCCGCCCGGGAACTGCTGGCGACCGTCCCGGGCATCAGCACCCGCACCGCCGAGGTCATCATCGCCGAAACCGGGGCCGACATGACCGTCTTTCCCACCGCCGGGCACTTCGCCTCCTGGGGCGGGACGGCGCCCGGGGCCAACGAATCCGCAGGACGGGTCAAGTCAACCAAAACAAGACCCGGAAACCGCTACCTCAAACGGGCGCTGGGCACCGCGGCCCTGACGGTCTCCCGCTCCCAAACCACGTATCTCGGGGCGAAGTACCGGCGCATCAAGTCCCGCCGCGGGCTGATGAAAGCCCTCGTCGCGGTGGAGCATTCCATGCTCATCTCGATCTGGCACATGCTCACCACCGGAGAGTGCTACGTCGACCCGGGCCCCGACTATTACACCCGCCGCCAGCCGCTGCGCAGCAAAGAAAGAGCCGTTCAACAGCTCGAAAACCTCGGCTATCAGGTGATCCTCGAGCCTCTGCAACGGACCGGTTAG
- a CDS encoding response regulator, which yields MSDQTESNPTSKPARRVVVAEDETLIRLDIIEILRGEGYDVVGEADNGEKAVQLAEELKPDLVLMDVKMPVMDGISAAEKIVKARIAPVVLLTAFSQKELVERARDAGAMAYVVKPFTPADLIPALEIALSRHEEIKALESEVTDLQEQFATRKLVERAKSLLTTKMGLTEPEAFRWIQKTSMDRRLSMREVAETIINQVN from the coding sequence GTGTCAGATCAGACGGAGTCCAACCCCACGTCCAAGCCGGCGCGCCGCGTTGTCGTCGCCGAGGATGAAACCCTCATCCGGCTGGACATCATTGAAATCCTGCGGGGCGAGGGCTATGACGTCGTCGGCGAGGCCGACAACGGCGAGAAGGCCGTGCAGCTCGCCGAGGAACTCAAGCCGGACCTGGTCCTGATGGACGTCAAGATGCCCGTCATGGACGGCATCTCGGCCGCCGAGAAGATCGTCAAGGCCCGCATTGCCCCGGTGGTCCTGCTCACCGCCTTCAGCCAGAAGGAACTCGTGGAGCGTGCCCGCGACGCCGGCGCCATGGCCTACGTCGTCAAGCCGTTCACCCCCGCCGACCTCATCCCGGCACTCGAGATCGCGTTGTCCCGCCACGAGGAAATCAAGGCCCTCGAAAGCGAAGTCACCGATCTGCAGGAGCAGTTCGCCACCCGGAAGCTCGTGGAGCGCGCCAAGAGCCTGCTCACCACCAAGATGGGCCTGACCGAGCCGGAAGCCTTCCGCTGGATCCAGAAAACCTCGATGGACCGCCGCCTGAGCATGCGCGAGGTCGCGGAGACCATCATCAACCAGGTCAACTAG
- the pyk gene encoding pyruvate kinase has protein sequence MRRAKIVATFGPAIASFENTLAVLEAGVDVARMNMSHGDYAVHDTTYENVRKAAGQLRKAVAIMADLQGPKIRLGRFVDGPHLLAVGDIFTITTEDVPGTKDICSTTLKSLTDDVKPGDALLIDDGKVALRALEVDDIKVVTQVTVGGMVSNNKGINLPGVAVNVPALSEKDEDDLRWAMRRGVDMVALSFVRDASDITRVHEIMDEEGRRVPVIAKIEKPQAVEQLHEIIDAFDAIMVARGDLGVELPLEEVPIVQKRAIELARRWAKPVIVATQVLESMIENPRPTRAEASDCANAVLDGADAVMLSGETSVGKYPIETVKVMARIIESTEVHGLERVPPLGTKPKTRGGAITRAAVEIADQLDAKYICTFTQSGDSARRLSRLRPIKPVFAFTPVEHVWNQLALTWGIQPVLVPQVNHTDEMTAQVDRSLLEMDLVDDGDMVVIAAGSPPGKAGSTNMLKVHKVGDLADAGSHGGAAVTKDKLGPWPEKKKKNVSELRLPSVEA, from the coding sequence ATGAGACGCGCTAAGATAGTGGCCACCTTTGGACCGGCAATCGCGAGCTTCGAGAACACGCTCGCGGTGCTCGAAGCGGGTGTCGACGTGGCCCGCATGAACATGAGCCATGGCGATTACGCCGTGCATGACACCACGTACGAGAACGTCCGGAAGGCCGCGGGACAGCTCCGCAAGGCCGTCGCCATCATGGCCGATCTGCAAGGGCCCAAGATCCGTCTTGGCCGCTTCGTTGACGGTCCTCACCTGCTGGCTGTCGGCGACATCTTCACCATCACCACCGAAGACGTTCCGGGCACCAAGGACATCTGCTCCACGACGCTGAAGAGCCTCACCGACGACGTCAAGCCCGGCGATGCCCTGCTGATCGACGACGGAAAGGTCGCCCTGCGCGCCCTTGAAGTCGACGACATCAAGGTGGTCACCCAGGTGACGGTCGGGGGCATGGTCTCGAACAACAAGGGCATCAACCTGCCCGGCGTCGCCGTCAACGTTCCGGCGTTGAGCGAAAAAGATGAAGACGACCTGCGCTGGGCCATGCGCCGCGGCGTGGACATGGTTGCCCTCTCCTTCGTCCGCGATGCCTCGGACATCACGCGAGTCCACGAGATCATGGACGAAGAAGGCCGCCGCGTGCCGGTAATCGCCAAGATTGAAAAGCCGCAGGCCGTCGAGCAGCTGCACGAGATCATCGACGCCTTCGACGCGATCATGGTCGCCCGTGGCGACCTCGGCGTGGAACTTCCCCTGGAGGAAGTGCCGATCGTCCAGAAGCGCGCCATCGAACTGGCACGTCGCTGGGCCAAGCCCGTCATCGTGGCCACCCAGGTGCTTGAGTCCATGATCGAGAACCCGCGTCCGACGCGTGCCGAGGCGTCCGACTGCGCCAACGCCGTGCTCGACGGCGCCGACGCGGTGATGCTCTCCGGCGAGACCAGCGTGGGCAAGTACCCGATCGAGACGGTCAAGGTCATGGCCCGGATCATCGAATCCACCGAGGTCCACGGCCTTGAGCGCGTCCCTCCGCTGGGGACGAAGCCCAAGACCCGCGGCGGCGCCATCACCCGGGCCGCAGTCGAAATCGCCGACCAGCTGGACGCGAAGTACATCTGTACCTTCACCCAGTCCGGTGACTCCGCCCGCCGCCTCTCGCGGCTGCGTCCGATCAAGCCGGTGTTCGCCTTCACCCCGGTGGAGCACGTCTGGAACCAGCTCGCCCTGACCTGGGGCATCCAGCCGGTCCTGGTGCCCCAGGTCAACCACACCGATGAAATGACCGCCCAGGTTGACCGCAGCCTGCTGGAAATGGATCTGGTGGACGACGGCGACATGGTCGTCATCGCCGCCGGTTCCCCTCCCGGAAAGGCCGGTTCCACGAACATGCTCAAGGTCCACAAGGTCGGCGACCTGGCGGACGCCGGCAGTCACGGCGGGGCAGCCGTAACCAAGGACAAGCTCGGCCCGTGGCCGGAAAAGAAGAAGAAGAACGTGTCGGAGCTTCGGCTGCCCAGTGTCGAGGCCTGA
- a CDS encoding glutamate synthase subunit beta produces MADPRGFLKVRQRETQPRRPVPVRIMDWKEVYEAQEKGVLKSQAGRCMDCGVPFCHQGCPLGNLIPEWNDLIWRDKGEEAMERLHATNNFPEFTGRLCPAPCEASCVLGINQPAVTIKQVEVSIVDQAFDNGWVTPLPPARLTGKTVAVVGSGPAGLAVAQQLTRVGHTVAVYERDDKIGGLLRYGIPDFKMEKEHVDRRLEQMKAEGTRFRTGVAVGTDVTWEQLRRRYDAVVVATGATVPRDLAIPGRELEGVDFAMDYLVPANRAVAGETVENPINAAGKHVVILGGGDTGADCLGTAHRHGAASVTTLAIGKQPPAERAAHQPWPTFPTLFEVASAHEEGGERTYLASTVEFVGENGKLTGVKVAETEFVDGKRLPKAGTERIIPADLVLLSLGFTGPEAAGITEQVGADFDGRGNVARDGYYMTNTEGVFVAGDAGRGQSLIVWAIAEGRACAAAVDKFLMGSTILPAPVAPTDRAMAVL; encoded by the coding sequence GTGGCTGACCCACGCGGATTTCTGAAAGTACGCCAGCGTGAAACACAGCCACGCCGCCCCGTTCCGGTCCGCATCATGGACTGGAAGGAAGTCTATGAGGCCCAGGAAAAGGGCGTCCTGAAGAGCCAGGCCGGCCGCTGCATGGACTGCGGTGTGCCGTTCTGCCACCAGGGCTGCCCGCTGGGCAACCTCATTCCCGAATGGAATGACCTCATCTGGCGGGACAAGGGCGAGGAAGCCATGGAGCGGCTGCACGCCACCAACAACTTCCCCGAGTTCACCGGGCGGCTGTGCCCGGCCCCCTGCGAGGCGTCCTGCGTGCTGGGCATCAACCAGCCCGCCGTCACCATCAAGCAGGTCGAGGTCTCGATCGTCGACCAGGCCTTCGACAACGGCTGGGTCACCCCGCTGCCGCCGGCCCGCCTCACCGGCAAGACGGTCGCTGTCGTCGGATCCGGCCCGGCCGGGCTCGCCGTCGCACAGCAGCTGACCCGGGTGGGCCACACCGTCGCCGTGTACGAGCGCGACGACAAGATCGGCGGGCTCCTGCGCTACGGGATCCCCGACTTCAAGATGGAAAAAGAGCACGTGGACCGCCGGCTGGAGCAGATGAAGGCCGAAGGCACCCGCTTCCGGACCGGCGTCGCCGTCGGCACGGACGTGACTTGGGAGCAACTGCGCCGCCGTTACGACGCCGTCGTGGTCGCCACCGGCGCCACTGTCCCGCGTGACCTGGCCATCCCGGGACGCGAGCTCGAGGGCGTCGACTTCGCGATGGACTACCTCGTGCCGGCCAACCGTGCCGTGGCGGGGGAGACGGTGGAAAACCCGATCAATGCCGCCGGCAAGCACGTCGTGATCCTCGGCGGCGGCGATACCGGAGCAGACTGCCTCGGTACAGCCCACCGCCACGGTGCCGCCTCCGTGACCACGCTGGCTATCGGCAAGCAGCCGCCCGCGGAGCGCGCCGCCCACCAGCCGTGGCCGACGTTCCCCACCCTGTTCGAAGTTGCCAGCGCCCACGAGGAAGGCGGCGAACGCACCTACCTCGCCTCCACCGTGGAGTTCGTCGGCGAGAACGGCAAGCTCACCGGCGTGAAGGTTGCGGAAACCGAATTCGTTGACGGCAAACGCCTTCCGAAGGCCGGCACCGAGCGGATCATCCCGGCGGACCTGGTCCTCCTGTCCCTCGGCTTCACCGGGCCTGAGGCGGCCGGGATCACCGAGCAAGTCGGCGCCGACTTCGACGGCCGCGGGAACGTGGCACGCGACGGTTACTACATGACCAACACGGAAGGTGTCTTCGTCGCCGGAGACGCAGGCCGCGGCCAGTCACTCATTGTCTGGGCCATCGCCGAGGGACGCGCCTGCGCTGCTGCAGTCGACAAGTTCCTGATGGGCAGCACAATCCTTCCGGCTCCGGTCGCCCCGACCGATCGGGCGATGGCGGTCCTGTAG
- the gltB gene encoding glutamate synthase large subunit, with protein MTQTLHSPSWSEPNEPAAAMSPFKRFAAMPEAAGLYNPEQEKDACGLAIIATLRGEPGYDIVDAALTALRNLEHRGAVGADEGTGDGAGLLMQVPDEFFRAVTDFELPAPGQYVVGTAFLPAEQRESDAAKAGIESLAAKEGLTVLGWRELPIVADLVGAMARACMPHFSQPFFASSTGEVLERNELDSRAWRIRKRAQNKFGVYFPSLSSRTIVYKGMLTTAQLEPFYPDLSDKRFKTKLAIVHSRFSTNTFPSWPLAQPFRTIAHNGEINTVKGNRNWMRARQSQLANPLLGESPEELYPICTPGASDSASFDEVAELLWLSGRPITHSIMMMIPEAWENHATMDPARRAFYEYHSLLMEPWDGPAAVSFTDGNLVGATLDRNGLRPGRYWITEDGLIIFASEVGVIDVEPSKVVKKGRVSPGKMFLVDTEAGRIIDDAEVKAEMAAANPWADWVKDNLIELADLPEREHVVHTPASVNIRQRTFGYTTEELKILLGPMARTGAEPLGAMGSDTPVAVLSKRPRLLFDYFVQSFAQVTNPPLDAIREELVTSLTCAIGPNGNLLDTKQVRQPQVSLPFPVINNDQLAKIANIENADGDRVAMKVRGLYRPEGGENALRARLTEICEQVSGAINRGVQYVVLSDRDSNAQWAPIPSLLLVSAVHHHLLRSANRTKTALVVEAGDVRETHHVAVLIGYGASAVNPYLAMESVEQLISTGDVVGVTPQDGVYNLIKGLGKGVLKIMSKMGISTVASYTGAQTFEALGLGQELVDEFFAGTHSQLGGVGLDVIAAEVSARHQMAYPEGGIEQPHRPLLGGGEYQWRRDGEPHLFNPETIFRLQHATRERRYDIFKSYTRGVDDQSENLMTLRGLLKFKSGLRPAVPLEEVEPVSSIVKRFSTGAMSYGSISKEAHETLAIAMNRLGGKSNTGEGGEDVDRLLDPERRSAVKQIASGRFGVTSLYLSNADDIQIKMAQGAKPGEGGQLMAQKVYPWVARTRHSTPGVGLISPPPHHDIYSIEDLAQLIYDAKRANPSARVHVKLVSEVGIGTVAAGVTKAKADVVLVSGHDGGTGASPLNSLKHAGIPWELGLAETQQTLMLNGLRDRVVVQVDGQLKTGRDVVIAALLGGEEFGFATAPLVVSGCIMMRVCHLDTCPVGVATQNPELRSRFSGKAEYVVNFFEFLAEEVREILAELGFRTIEEVIGHAEMLDTRDAINHWKAEGLDLDPILHGLEFDDDAPLRNLTTQNHELDKHFDQRLIGMAAEALSDRTPVKIAVNVINTDRSVGTMLGHVVTKTFSTDVLAADTIDITLTGTAGQSLGAFLPAGITLRMFGDSNDYVGKGLSGGRIIVRPDRTNVFPAERNVIAGNVIGYGATSGEMFLRGQVGERFLVRNSGATAVVEGIGDHGCEYMTGGQTLIIGRTGRNFGAGMSGGTAYVLDLQTARVNKQALESGELQLRELDAEDRDIVHGLLVKHLEETESLLAARLLENFDDTAARITKVLPRDYAAVLQTRLDAIEEGLDPDGEEVWSRILEVTGG; from the coding sequence ATGACCCAAACCCTGCACAGCCCCAGTTGGTCCGAGCCTAACGAGCCAGCGGCCGCCATGTCACCCTTTAAGCGTTTCGCGGCGATGCCGGAAGCAGCGGGTCTCTACAACCCCGAGCAGGAGAAGGACGCCTGCGGCCTCGCCATCATCGCCACCCTCCGCGGCGAACCCGGCTATGACATTGTCGACGCCGCGCTGACGGCCCTACGCAACCTCGAACACCGTGGTGCCGTGGGCGCGGACGAAGGCACCGGCGATGGTGCCGGACTGCTGATGCAGGTGCCGGACGAGTTCTTCCGCGCGGTCACGGACTTCGAACTTCCCGCCCCCGGCCAGTACGTCGTCGGGACCGCCTTCCTGCCCGCCGAACAGCGGGAATCAGACGCGGCCAAGGCCGGAATCGAAAGCCTCGCAGCGAAAGAGGGCCTCACCGTCCTCGGCTGGCGCGAACTGCCCATCGTGGCCGACCTCGTCGGCGCCATGGCCCGGGCCTGCATGCCGCACTTCTCGCAGCCCTTCTTTGCCTCAAGCACCGGCGAGGTCCTCGAGCGCAACGAACTCGATTCCCGGGCCTGGCGGATCCGCAAGCGCGCCCAGAACAAGTTCGGCGTCTACTTCCCCTCGCTGTCCTCACGGACCATCGTCTACAAGGGCATGCTGACCACCGCCCAGCTGGAGCCGTTCTACCCGGATCTCTCGGACAAGCGCTTCAAGACCAAGCTCGCGATTGTCCACTCGCGCTTCTCCACCAACACCTTCCCGTCCTGGCCCCTGGCCCAGCCCTTCCGGACCATCGCGCACAACGGCGAGATCAACACGGTCAAGGGCAACCGCAACTGGATGCGCGCCCGCCAGTCACAGCTGGCCAACCCGCTGCTGGGGGAGTCACCGGAAGAGCTCTACCCGATCTGCACCCCGGGCGCGTCCGACTCGGCGTCGTTCGACGAGGTGGCGGAATTGCTCTGGCTCTCCGGCCGCCCCATCACGCACTCGATCATGATGATGATCCCCGAGGCCTGGGAAAACCACGCCACGATGGATCCGGCACGCCGCGCTTTCTACGAGTACCACTCCCTGCTGATGGAACCGTGGGACGGCCCTGCTGCCGTCTCCTTCACCGACGGCAACCTCGTCGGCGCCACCCTGGACCGCAACGGTCTGCGTCCCGGACGCTACTGGATCACCGAAGACGGACTGATCATCTTCGCCTCCGAGGTCGGTGTGATCGACGTCGAACCCTCCAAGGTGGTCAAGAAGGGCCGGGTTTCCCCGGGCAAGATGTTCCTCGTGGACACCGAGGCCGGCCGGATCATCGACGACGCCGAGGTCAAGGCCGAGATGGCCGCCGCCAACCCCTGGGCCGACTGGGTCAAGGACAACCTGATCGAGCTGGCGGACCTGCCGGAACGTGAGCACGTTGTGCACACCCCCGCGTCGGTCAACATCCGCCAGCGGACCTTCGGCTACACCACCGAGGAACTGAAGATCCTGCTCGGCCCGATGGCCCGGACCGGCGCCGAGCCGCTCGGCGCGATGGGCTCGGACACCCCCGTGGCTGTGCTCTCCAAGCGCCCGCGCCTGCTGTTCGACTACTTTGTGCAGTCCTTCGCGCAGGTCACCAACCCGCCGCTGGACGCCATCCGGGAGGAACTGGTCACGTCCCTGACGTGTGCCATCGGCCCCAACGGCAACCTGCTCGACACCAAGCAGGTCCGCCAGCCGCAGGTGTCGCTGCCGTTCCCCGTGATCAACAACGACCAGCTCGCCAAGATCGCGAACATCGAGAACGCCGACGGCGACAGGGTCGCGATGAAGGTCCGCGGCCTGTACCGCCCCGAAGGCGGCGAGAACGCCCTGCGTGCCCGGCTGACCGAAATCTGCGAACAGGTCTCCGGCGCCATCAACCGGGGCGTGCAGTACGTTGTGCTCTCGGACCGTGACTCGAACGCGCAGTGGGCGCCGATCCCGTCCCTGCTGCTCGTCAGCGCCGTGCACCACCACCTGCTCCGCAGCGCCAACCGCACCAAGACCGCGCTGGTGGTCGAGGCCGGCGACGTCCGCGAGACGCACCACGTGGCCGTGCTGATCGGCTACGGCGCGTCCGCCGTGAACCCGTACCTGGCCATGGAATCCGTGGAACAGCTCATCAGCACCGGCGACGTGGTCGGGGTGACTCCGCAGGACGGCGTCTACAACCTGATCAAGGGCCTCGGCAAGGGCGTCCTGAAGATCATGTCCAAGATGGGCATCTCCACCGTGGCCTCCTACACCGGAGCCCAGACCTTCGAAGCCCTGGGCCTTGGCCAGGAACTCGTGGACGAGTTCTTCGCCGGCACGCACTCCCAGCTCGGCGGCGTAGGCCTCGACGTGATCGCTGCCGAGGTGTCGGCACGCCACCAGATGGCCTACCCCGAAGGGGGCATCGAACAGCCGCACCGCCCCCTGCTGGGCGGCGGCGAGTACCAGTGGCGCCGCGACGGCGAGCCGCACCTGTTCAACCCGGAGACGATCTTCCGGCTGCAGCACGCCACGCGTGAGCGCCGCTATGACATCTTCAAGTCCTACACCCGGGGCGTGGACGACCAGTCCGAGAACCTCATGACCCTGCGCGGGCTGCTGAAGTTCAAGTCCGGGCTCCGCCCGGCGGTTCCGCTGGAGGAAGTGGAGCCGGTCTCCAGCATCGTCAAGCGGTTCTCCACCGGCGCCATGAGCTACGGCTCGATCTCCAAGGAGGCCCACGAGACCCTCGCGATCGCCATGAACCGGCTGGGCGGCAAGTCCAACACCGGCGAGGGCGGCGAGGACGTTGACCGGCTGCTGGATCCGGAGCGCCGCTCGGCGGTCAAGCAGATCGCCTCCGGACGCTTCGGCGTCACGAGCCTGTACCTGAGCAACGCCGACGACATCCAGATCAAGATGGCGCAGGGCGCCAAGCCCGGTGAAGGCGGCCAGTTGATGGCGCAGAAGGTCTACCCGTGGGTGGCCCGGACGCGGCACTCGACGCCCGGCGTCGGGCTGATCTCCCCGCCCCCGCACCACGACATCTACTCGATCGAGGACCTCGCGCAGCTGATTTACGATGCCAAGCGGGCCAACCCCTCGGCACGCGTGCACGTCAAGCTCGTCTCCGAGGTGGGGATCGGCACGGTCGCCGCCGGCGTCACGAAGGCCAAGGCCGACGTCGTCCTGGTGTCCGGGCACGACGGCGGCACCGGCGCCTCTCCGTTGAACTCGCTCAAGCACGCCGGCATCCCCTGGGAGCTGGGCCTCGCCGAGACGCAGCAGACCCTCATGCTCAACGGCCTGCGCGACCGCGTCGTGGTGCAGGTGGACGGCCAGCTCAAGACCGGCCGCGATGTCGTGATCGCCGCGCTGCTGGGCGGCGAGGAATTCGGTTTCGCCACGGCCCCGCTGGTGGTCTCGGGCTGCATCATGATGCGTGTCTGCCACCTGGACACCTGCCCGGTGGGCGTCGCGACGCAGAACCCGGAACTTCGGTCCCGCTTCAGCGGCAAGGCCGAGTACGTGGTCAACTTCTTCGAATTCCTCGCCGAGGAAGTCCGGGAGATCCTGGCCGAGCTGGGCTTCCGGACCATCGAGGAAGTGATCGGCCACGCCGAAATGCTCGATACCCGTGATGCGATCAACCACTGGAAGGCCGAAGGGCTGGACCTGGACCCGATCCTGCACGGACTCGAGTTCGACGACGACGCGCCGCTGCGCAACCTGACCACGCAGAACCACGAGCTGGACAAGCACTTCGACCAGCGCCTGATCGGGATGGCCGCCGAGGCCCTGAGCGACCGCACCCCGGTGAAGATCGCGGTGAACGTGATCAACACGGACCGCTCCGTCGGCACCATGCTGGGGCACGTGGTCACCAAGACCTTCAGCACGGACGTGCTGGCGGCGGACACGATCGACATCACCCTGACCGGCACCGCCGGGCAGTCGCTGGGTGCCTTCCTGCCGGCCGGCATCACGCTGCGCATGTTCGGCGACTCCAACGACTACGTGGGCAAGGGGCTCTCCGGCGGACGCATCATCGTCCGGCCGGACCGCACGAACGTCTTCCCTGCGGAGCGCAATGTGATCGCCGGAAACGTGATCGGCTACGGCGCCACGAGCGGCGAGATGTTCCTGCGCGGCCAGGTGGGCGAACGATTCCTGGTCCGCAACTCCGGCGCCACCGCGGTGGTCGAAGGAATCGGCGACCACGGCTGCGAGTACATGACCGGCGGCCAGACGCTCATCATCGGGCGCACCGGCCGTAACTTCGGCGCCGGCATGTCCGGAGGCACGGCCTATGTGCTGGACCTGCAGACCGCCCGCGTGAACAAGCAGGCCCTGGAGTCCGGTGAGCTGCAGTTGCGCGAACTGGACGCCGAGGACCGCGACATTGTCCACGGACTGCTCGTCAAGCACCTCGAAGAGACCGAGTCGCTGCTCGCGGCGCGGCTGCTCGAGAACTTCGACGACACCGCGGCCCGCATAACCAAGGTGCTGCCGCGCGACTACGCGGCCGTACTGCAAACCCGTCTTGACGCCATCGAAGAGGGCCTTGACCCCGACGGCGAAGAAGTTTGGTCTCGAATCCTGGAGGTGACCGGTGGCTGA